The Fulvivirga ligni genome window below encodes:
- a CDS encoding 3-hydroxyacyl-CoA dehydrogenase/enoyl-CoA hydratase family protein, producing MRRINKVAVLGSGIMGSRIACHFANIGVKVLLLDIVPRELNDQEKKKGLTLEDKAVRNRIVQQSFDTAVKSKPAPLYDSSFASRVSLGNFDDDMEKIKDFDWIIEVVVENLDIKKKVFDQVEKYRKPGTLITSNTSGIPIHLMLDGRSEDFQKHFCGTHFFNPPRYLKLLEIIPTPKTDPEIVDFFMHYGDLYLGKTTVLCKDTPAFIANRVGIYAILKVIETMQKLDLNVDEIDKLTGPVIGRPKSATFRTSDVVGLDTLVKVANGLYQGLPNDEGRETFKLPEVVSKLEENKWLGDKTGQGFYKKTKDENGKTEILTLDLKTLEYQPKAKVKFGTLEATKPIENLKERFKALFAGKDKAGEFYRDSFYALFKYVSNRIPEIADELYKIDDAICAGFGWEVGPFATWDAVGVKKSVEKMEEMGYKPNRWVYDMLDAGFDSFYTVKDGLKHYYDIESKSYKAIPGAEEYIILDDIRGSKKLWGNAGATIFDLGDGVINVEFHSKMNTLGSEVVEGINKAIDMAEKDYRGLVIGNQGAQFSAGANLGLVFMYAIEQEYDEIDFMIRHFQNTMMRVRYSSVPVVVAPHALTLGGGCEMTMHADIVQAAAETYIGLVEVGVGLIPGGGGTKELTKRVSDAIEEGDVELNALQNSFMNIATAKVATSAHEAIGMNILRPQDKITINKDRQIADAKATVLELADAGYTQPIQATNIKVQGKTGMALFMAGVSGMRMGRYISDHDVKIANKIAYVMSGGDLSYPQEVSEQYLLDLEREAFLSLTGEKKTLERIQSILTTGKPLRN from the coding sequence CTTTTGACACCGCTGTAAAGTCCAAACCCGCACCATTGTATGATTCCAGCTTCGCCAGCAGAGTTTCATTAGGAAACTTTGATGATGACATGGAAAAGATCAAGGACTTTGATTGGATTATTGAAGTAGTAGTAGAGAACCTTGATATTAAAAAGAAGGTGTTTGATCAGGTAGAAAAATACCGTAAGCCTGGCACACTAATCACATCTAACACTTCAGGTATTCCTATTCACCTGATGCTGGATGGTAGAAGTGAAGATTTTCAAAAGCATTTCTGTGGTACCCACTTCTTTAACCCACCGAGATACTTAAAATTATTAGAAATCATCCCTACGCCAAAGACAGACCCTGAAATAGTGGACTTCTTTATGCACTACGGAGATCTTTACCTGGGTAAAACTACTGTATTATGTAAGGATACCCCTGCATTTATTGCTAACCGTGTAGGTATCTACGCCATATTAAAGGTGATAGAAACTATGCAAAAGCTGGATCTGAATGTAGATGAAATAGATAAACTTACAGGTCCTGTTATTGGCCGTCCTAAATCTGCCACCTTCAGAACTTCTGATGTAGTAGGTTTAGATACTTTGGTGAAAGTGGCGAATGGTCTTTACCAGGGTTTACCTAACGATGAAGGCAGAGAGACCTTTAAATTACCAGAGGTAGTTTCTAAGCTGGAAGAAAATAAATGGCTTGGAGATAAAACTGGTCAGGGTTTCTATAAGAAAACCAAAGATGAAAACGGTAAGACAGAGATACTTACGTTAGATCTTAAAACATTAGAATACCAACCTAAAGCCAAGGTGAAATTTGGAACTCTTGAGGCAACCAAGCCCATAGAAAATCTGAAAGAACGTTTCAAGGCTTTATTTGCCGGAAAAGATAAAGCAGGTGAATTCTACAGAGATTCATTCTACGCATTATTCAAATATGTTTCTAACCGAATTCCTGAAATAGCAGATGAGCTTTACAAAATAGACGATGCTATCTGTGCTGGTTTCGGTTGGGAAGTAGGACCTTTCGCCACCTGGGATGCCGTGGGAGTGAAAAAGTCTGTAGAGAAGATGGAAGAAATGGGCTACAAGCCAAACCGATGGGTTTATGATATGCTTGATGCCGGCTTCGACTCCTTCTACACGGTGAAAGATGGTCTGAAGCATTATTACGATATTGAATCTAAGTCATACAAAGCTATTCCTGGCGCTGAAGAATACATCATTCTTGATGATATCAGAGGTAGCAAAAAACTTTGGGGTAACGCAGGAGCTACCATTTTCGATCTTGGAGATGGAGTGATCAACGTGGAATTCCATAGTAAAATGAATACCCTGGGAAGTGAGGTAGTTGAAGGTATCAACAAAGCCATCGATATGGCTGAGAAAGATTACAGAGGCCTTGTTATTGGTAATCAGGGGGCACAGTTCTCTGCTGGTGCTAACCTGGGTCTGGTATTCATGTATGCCATAGAGCAAGAATATGATGAGATCGATTTTATGATCCGTCACTTCCAAAATACCATGATGAGAGTGCGTTACTCTTCAGTGCCGGTAGTGGTAGCTCCTCATGCATTAACCTTGGGCGGTGGTTGTGAAATGACCATGCACGCTGACATAGTGCAGGCAGCAGCGGAAACTTATATCGGACTGGTAGAAGTGGGTGTTGGCCTTATCCCTGGCGGTGGTGGTACAAAAGAACTCACCAAGAGAGTGTCTGATGCTATAGAAGAGGGTGATGTTGAGCTGAATGCACTTCAAAACTCCTTCATGAACATTGCTACCGCAAAAGTGGCTACCTCTGCTCATGAAGCGATTGGAATGAACATTCTAAGACCTCAGGATAAAATTACCATTAACAAAGACAGACAAATTGCTGATGCCAAGGCCACTGTACTTGAGCTAGCCGATGCGGGTTATACACAACCTATCCAGGCTACTAATATAAAAGTACAGGGTAAAACCGGTATGGCACTTTTCATGGCCGGAGTTAGCGGTATGAGAATGGGTAGATACATATCAGACCATGATGTGAAAATAGCCAACAAGATAGCTTACGTAATGAGTGGAGGAGACCTTTCCTACCCTCAGGAAGTTTCCGAGCAGTACCTTCTAGACCTGGAAAGAGAAGCCTTCCTTTCCCTTACAGGAGAAAAGAAAACGCTGGAAAGAATCCAAAGCATCTTAACCACAGGTAAACCATTGAGAAATTAG